tgtttttcccattgggatttcataaaatccttcataaaagagttttaagcaaactaccaaaccaaccagctcccaggtgaatcacaacattacaaactttgatttgaagcaaaaaaggatttgaaaatctgacaaaaacaaGACTGTGTACTGTTTACAATCCCGCaatgcgaatgacgtaatcataTTAAAACGATGGAAAACTATAACACTATTGATTTAAAGCTGTTGATTCTaagtatagaaaaaaatatatttaaaatttattGCAAAATTTTCCAATATATTTTTGTTGGACAGTGCAGAATGAAATCTAGTTGTGTTTCTGTACTGAGATGTTTATTCTCTCCTGgggagcaaaaccagttgagctCTTTCAGTCCAGGCAAATTAGATCTGATTGTTTCTGGCAGCTTCTCTTTCCCTCTTCACAGGGAAACACATCTCAGTTTAGTGCTGCTTTCCATGCAGGAGAGTGTAAAAGTACTAGCAGTGAGAAATCAAAGCGACTGTCTCTGTGACTGCACAAATGTTGTAAGAGCTGCAATTACAGTCATTAACTCCTGCAAAAATAAACTCACTCTGGTGAGAaaaaaatgggtaacactttattttacagtgtccaatgttgttaattaatattactcagtacttacttgtgtaattacaccttaacaaggacactgtaaaataaagtgtaaccaaaaaaATGATCATTTCCTGCCTGCCGTTCACAAGAGAAGTATTTCACATCAAGAACTCAAAGTTCTATAAATTGAAATCGTAATTTGATCAGCACAACTGACATTTCAGATAATTAATTTATCtttgataaaataaaatctatctgtctgtctgtctgtctgtctgtctatctatctgactgtctgtctagctatctatctgtctatctgactgtctgtctgtctatctgactgtctgtctgtctatctatctatctatctatctgtctgtctgtctgtctgtctatctatctgtctgcctgtttatccatctgtctgtctgtctgtctgtctgtcaatctatctatctgactgtctgtctagctatctatctgtctatctgactgtctgtctgtctatctatctatctatctatctgtctgtctgtctgtctgtctgtctgtctgtctgtctatctgtctgtctgtttatccatctgtctgtctgtctgtctgtctgtctgtcaatctgtctgtctgtttatctatctatctatctatctgtctatctgactgtctgtctgtctgtttatctatctatctatctatctatctatctatctatctgtctgtctgtttatctatctgtctgtctgtctgtctatctatctatatatctgtctgtctgtttatctatctatctatctatctatctagtctgtctgtctgtcaatctgtctgtctgtctgtctgtctgtcaatctgtatgtctgtctgtcaatctgtctgtctgtttatctatctatctatctaactatctttctgtctgtctgtctgtctgtcaatctgtctgtctgtctgtctgtctatttatctatctgtctgtctgtctgtttatctatctatatatctgtctgtctgtttatctatctatctatttatctatctatctatctatctatctatctatctgtctgtctgtcagtctgtctgtctgcctgtcaatctttctgtctgtctgtctatctacctatatatctgtctgtctgtttatctatctatctatctatctatctgtctgtctgtctgtctgtctgtctgtcaatctgtctgtctgtctatctatctacctatatatctgtctgtctgtttatctatctatctatctatctatctgtctgtctgtctgtctgtctgtctatctatctacctatatatctgtctgtctgtttttctatctatctgtctgtctgtctgtctatctgtctgtctgtctatccatctatctatctgtctatctatctatcatctgtctgtctatccatctatctgtctgtctgtctgtctatctacagtatctatctatcatgACAgcatatacatttaatttatattttgcactGTGATGATGATATAAACATGTTATCCGTGACATGTGCAATGAAAACACCCAACAAATGATAAATGAAACAAACTGCAGGTTAAGCAAATACATCTACATATCCGCATTTCCGAGGCTTAAAGAATTATGTCATGATACTCTCAGGCAAATGACACTTTGAGATAATATACGTTTTCTGTACGAATAAAGTGCTTCCTTAAGTGTATTCTGAAAGAGTTTTTGCTTTAGAGCACACTATGAAGTCCGGGCATGCTTGCAATTAAGTAATCTCTTATTGACTGCATACTCAAAAACACATGTGTAAATTTATCCTGAAATTGTGAGGGGAAAATAGCCGAAAGAGACCCTGGCACATTTTACAATGAGATCAGAGAACCCGGTCCATTCTAGAACACAATGATCCATCGAAACGTGAACAGAGTGTTCATTCACAAGCCTAAAGTTCATTCACAATCTGATTTGCGTAAATTTTTTCTGCTGTACAATTTCAAGGTTTGTAAAGAAATAAACTGCTTGTACTTGGAGATTCAATTGACCTTATGGCCTAATAAACTTGATTAAATGATGAACCATCTACATAGAATGTACTGTAAATTTTCCTGACATCCTGTAATTGAAATTTCCAGATTTGTGCTTCAGATTTGGAAAGCTTGCATTCAATTTCTTAAGTCTAATAACTATGCTATTTGacttattaatatattacagtttagttcACTCATTATAATATGTGTGATGATATAGACTGCATTACTGGAACATTTGGTGTTAAAATGTGACTTtagaaattaatatatttttggaAACGTTCAATAAGGGTAACATGGAATTTCGGTGTTTAGTCATGTTGCATGCATCTTTTTAGATTCAAGGTTTAAAGTAATTCTGCAAAACATTGCAGAACTAATGTTTAAAGTCTGTGATGCTTTCAATGTTTTCATCacacttaaaagaaaaaaaaaacatttctgtaatGCTGCGCTAACCAGAGTAGAAATTACATTTCCAGCTATTTCCCTGAATTGTGTTATGCATTCTTGTGCACAAGTCAAATGAATAGATACACAGAACGCATAATGCTCAAATGTGATGCATaatagaaaatattttagtaaactAATTATGATGCATTAGTTTGAAAAATATTACAACAAAGAAGAATATAAATAATCGCAGAACACTTTGCAATGCATTGCAAATAAGTTAGGCAAGTTAGTTTTTAGGTGATGCATTAGTCTTTGAAAGTTTATTACTACAATGCCGAATACAAATTAATCTCATAACATGTAATAATCGCAAATGTGTACAAAAATTCAGACACAACCAGCTTGTATTTTGGTAAAGTGATTCTTTGCCTCAAAAATAATGTCCAACAGCAATGCCGTAACAAGACTTCCGATGCATTAGTCTCTTTGAAAATTTATAACAACAACACAGAATAGAAATAATCACAAAACTCATAATAACTGATAATCATCACAAATGCATATAAATATTCAGACACAACCCATACGATTTTTATAAAGTGATTCTTGCAGATCCACACTGATTGCCAAAATGCCCAGAACAGAGTACATGCGAACTAAAGAAATGTTATTCTACGCAAAATTTTCAGTGAGTTTCATTCAGTCCATGTGAACAGAACCAGTTGCGCAGTTGGCTCCTTGTGTTTGGCTGCAGTTCTTAAACTCTCAAAGATCATCTAACAGTGTCTCAGTGGCTTCCACAATGGGAGGAGTGAGTGAACATCATTGGGTCCGGCCCCCTGTGTTCCAAACATATATAAAAGACACTGGTCCAACAAACCAAGTGCAGAGAAGCCTGAGAGCTTCACCTGGAAAAGTTCAAGAAGAATAGCAAACACCAAACTTCATGCATATGGGCTGATTGAAAACTCTTAAGATTTGAAATGACAACAGGAGAGTTTGCATGTTGATTTTTGCTTGGGTAAAAGATTAGATGATTACTTTAAATGGATTTCGTAACTTTCCCAATCAACTGAGTGCACAGTGCTTATGAACATTATTTGAGCagaaaaataatttcatatttcttgcCAGAAGACACATCAGAAGAATGGCGCTGACTGATGCCGAGTTTGGACTGAAGAGCAGCAGTCTCATCAGGGAATGGAGCGGACAGGTCCAACCAGCTCTGATAGCATCCTTCATCATCCTCTTCTTCCTCGAAGCCTGTTTGTGGGTCAGGAATCTCACGTTCAAGAGGCGGCTGCCCGGACCGTTCGCCTGGCCTTTGGTGGGGAATGCCATGCAGCTGGGACAAATGCCACACATTACCTTTTCCAAGCTGGCCAAGAAGTATGGCAACGTCTACCAAATCAGACTTGGCAGCAGTGACATCGTGGTGCTGAATGGAGACTCGGCCATCCGGCAGGCGCTCATTCAACACGCCAGGGAATTCGCCGGACGACCCAATTTCTTGTCTTTTCAGATGATTTCCGGGGGTCGAAGCATGACGTTCAGCAACTACAGCAAACAGTGGAAAATTCATCGCAAAGTTGCCCAGTCCACTCTGAGGGCATTCTCATCTGCAAACAGCCAAACCAAAAAAGCATTTGAGCAACACGTTGTAGGAGAAGCCATGGACCTGGTGCAGATGTTCCTCAGGCTTAGTGCAGATGGACGATACTTCAATCCTTCCCATGAATTCACAGTCGCCGCTGCTAATGTCATTTGCGCGCTGTGCTTTGGGAAACGCTACGGCCATGATGATCCAGAATTCAGGACACTCTTGGGCCGAGTGGATAAGTTTGGTGAAACCGTCGGAGCCGGTAGCTTAGTTGACGTCATGCCTTGGCTGCAATCTTTCCCCAATCCAGTACGGAGCGTCTATCAGAACTTTAAGGTTATCAATGATGAGTTTTTTGCTTATGTGAAAGACAAAGTTGTGCAGCACCGTGACACATACAACCCCGGCGTCACCCGTGACATGAGCGACGCCTTCATTGGTGTGATCGAGCATGGCAAAGACAGCTCACTGACCAAAGACTTTGTAGAAGGCACAGTCACCGATCTCATTGGTGCAGGACAAGACACTATGTCTACGGTAATGCAATGGATACTTCTGCTTTTAGTCAAATATCCATCAATGCAGACCAAACTTCAAGAGCAGATTGATAAAGTTGTCGGGCGTGATAGACTCCCTTCAATAGAAGACAAAAGCAACCTGGCTTACCTGGACGCATTCATCTACGAAACCATGCGCTACACCAGCTTCGTCCCGGTCACCATTCCTCACTCCACCACTTCAGACGTGACCATCGAAGGACTCCACATCCCCAAAGACACTGTGGTGTTCATCAACCAGTGGTCCGTCAACCATGACCCTCAAAAGTGGCAAGACCCTCATATCTTCAACCCGTCAAGGTTCTTGGATGAAAACGGAGCCCTGGATAAAGACCTCACCAACAGTGTCATGATCTTCTCAACAGGTAAGAGAAGGTGCATTGGTGACCAGATTGCCAAGGTGGAGGTTTTTCTGTTCTCCGCAATCCTGTTGCATCAATGCTCATTTGAGAGCAACCCGTCTGAACATCTCTCCATGGACTGCTCATATGGTTTAACACTGAAGCCTCTCCATTACATAATCTCAGCTAAACTCAGAGGGAAACTCTTTGGCTTGGTTTCACCAGCGTGAGTAAAAatcatcagttactcaccatcatgctcaTTTTGTGACTTAACACCAGCAAAGACTGAAAATAATGCAAATGTATTCCACATAAAGCTgcactgaacacatatttaatatttaacaaatatTCAATCAGTTTACATGTTTGCAATGATTAAATCAACAGATTTAATCACATCCATAGAATATGCTGTCAGGTCTTTGAAGGTGCTCTGATATATAAGTGAGAAAATCTTCAACTGTTGTAATCTATCTTTAAAGGTATACTTCACCAAAAATGGATAAAAccttcaaaccagtatgactttcttgcctctgtggaacacaaaacatgatgtctggctgaatgttagcctcattcaccattttgtatggaaaaaaagatgcaatgaaagttaacggtgactgaggcttacatctaatttgtgtttcacagaagaaagaaagtcatacggttttaGTTCGACATGCAGGGTGagtcaatgacagaattttcatttttgggtgaattttccttttaaagattaccagctatattttgttttcttgtgtGTACTAAATTACCTCAAAGCATCAAGGGAATTTCAGCAGGACTTCAGTATGAAAGGTTCATGGTCAAATACTAAGCAACAATCACTTGTAGATGCATCAAACATTATTGGATAATATCCTGCAATTGTTTGTTTGTGGATATTGAGTCATGTTAATTTGCAACAGCTGTTTGTAGGGCTGCAAGGAGTTTCACTTCCTTTCTATCAGCCTGACTCATTTTAATGCTGATTTTGCATAGCAGTGCATTAAACTATGCTTGCAATAAGATGTATACAGTCTGATTATATATTTCAGGTATTTTAAGTATTAGGCAAATATTTATACGTATTAcgcaatatttttttctctataaaGTCTATTCTTTATTAATTCGTATTTTATGTAATGAGACTCTACAAAAAGCTGGAAGCGTCACTTGATGACAGTTATTAATGTCCGTAAATCTAATTTTAGCCAGTCAACGTGCAATAAATGCCTTGCTGTAACCATGCAATATGTCAAAGACACCTGAGTGTGTCCTAATGCTCAGCATATCAGTCAATGAAAGATGAACTCACCCAACGTATGTACAAAAAAAGCTCTTTATACTGTGTACAAAACCACCAGACTAAATCAGAGCTAATCCCAAgatatgtttcttttttgcattacATACATTATGGTAAATGTTCACACTGAATATTTTGAAAGTTCTTTATAATAAAGTGCATGTTTTCAGGATATTATACATTTTCTAATGCCTTctaaaggcattttttttttttttttatgtattcatgGAAAATAAGCTACATCTGTAATAAATAAAGTGATGTTTTAAAGCCACTTGcagtcagtctgtctgttgtGACAAAAATATGTCTAATACTCTATATGAAAATGAGCTATATACGGTTTATTCATACATATTGACTTAAGTCCGCCCATAAACCACAGCTAGGCATCTAAATCATTGCTATATAATCACAACTGTCTGCATCTGTTCTATTTCATACAGACATTGTCTCTTTATATGTCCTTATTGCTTGTTTTATTGGCAATATGTCTCTGTTTGCATTCAGTTTCTAGGCTATTTTTGCAAAACCACAATCTTTAAGGTCAAATTATCTTATTAAATTTATATAACCGTCATTATTCTAACTATAGCTCATGATAAACACATAATGAGGTGTTTAACTCCATTGTTTGTATCTGCTTTgtctaaaacattaaaaaaaaccctCACAACTTTCATGAGCACAGACTGAATTCCTATAGTGACTATATTTTGCTTTCATTCAattagcatcatgttgtggattTCAAAATGAAATGTCAACAATTAGAGCTTGTTTATGATGTAAGACAATGCGTTCTAAAGggataattaaataatttctgttttaggggggtctgggtatctcagcgagtattgacgctgccttccacccctggagtcacgagttcgaatccagggcgtgctgagtgactccagccaggtctccttagcaaccaaattggcccggttgctagggagggtagagttacatggggtaacctcctcgtggtcgctataatgtggttctcgctctcggtggggcacgtggtgagttgtgcatgtatgccacggagaatagcgtgaag
This Myxocyprinus asiaticus isolate MX2 ecotype Aquarium Trade chromosome 20, UBuf_Myxa_2, whole genome shotgun sequence DNA region includes the following protein-coding sequences:
- the LOC127410706 gene encoding cytochrome P450 1B1-like, which codes for MALTDAEFGLKSSSLIREWSGQVQPALIASFIILFFLEACLWVRNLTFKRRLPGPFAWPLVGNAMQLGQMPHITFSKLAKKYGNVYQIRLGSSDIVVLNGDSAIRQALIQHAREFAGRPNFLSFQMISGGRSMTFSNYSKQWKIHRKVAQSTLRAFSSANSQTKKAFEQHVVGEAMDLVQMFLRLSADGRYFNPSHEFTVAAANVICALCFGKRYGHDDPEFRTLLGRVDKFGETVGAGSLVDVMPWLQSFPNPVRSVYQNFKVINDEFFAYVKDKVVQHRDTYNPGVTRDMSDAFIGVIEHGKDSSLTKDFVEGTVTDLIGAGQDTMSTVMQWILLLLVKYPSMQTKLQEQIDKVVGRDRLPSIEDKSNLAYLDAFIYETMRYTSFVPVTIPHSTTSDVTIEGLHIPKDTVVFINQWSVNHDPQKWQDPHIFNPSRFLDENGALDKDLTNSVMIFSTGKRRCIGDQIAKVEVFLFSAILLHQCSFESNPSEHLSMDCSYGLTLKPLHYIISAKLRGKLFGLVSPA